ATCGACGATGAACGCCGAGGAGATAGCGGACGAAGTCGAGGACGTCGTCGAGGAGATCGACGATCAAACCGGACAGATCGTCGACGTCAACCAGGCTGTCGACGAACTGGTCGACGATCTGCAACGCAATGCAGTAACTGCTGACGACTGAGTTGTCGACGGCCGGCTCGCGAGCAGTCTCGTCTGCGAGCAGTCCAGCCGGGAGACCTGAATTATCGACGGCCGACACGACTGCGCGTTCATGCGCAGTCAGTCCAGCCGGGAGAAGCATTGTCGACGGCCGGCTCACGAGCGCTCCCGTGCGCGAGTAGTCCAGCGGAGAGCAGCAGTGTCGACGGCCGACTCGTGAGCCGATTCTCTCAAGTGACTCTCACGCCCGTAGAGCTATATCGACTGCTGGGAGTCGGTCTGGTATCGATGTCTCGAACGATACATACTCCATGTCGCCGCGGTGAGCGCCGATGACGAACCTCGCGATCGCCGGCTTTTTCGCCGTGTTCGCGGCCCTGACAGGCTACGGGTTCGTCAGCCAGCGGCGTCGCACCCGTCGGATGGCCGAGACCGAGACCACTCGCTCCGATCAGGTGCTGGAGGGACTGGTCGAACTGAAAGGCACGGTTCGGGCCCGCGAGACCGTCCGTGATCCGCTCTCGAACGACGAGGCGGTGCTGGTCGACTGGGAACTCACGAAGCAGGAGCTGGACGCCGACGGCGATATCCAGGACCGGACGATCGCGAGTGGTCGCCGCGAGGCCGTCTTCGACCTCGAAGACGAGGGCGGCACGATCCGCGTCGATCCCGAGGGCGCGACGCTCAAGATGTCTGGGTCGAACCGGCACAAAGAGACGCTACGAGGCCACGACGATCGGCTGACGAGCCTCAGAGAGGGAACCGAGAGCGATCAGGGCGGCACCGAGCGGGCCGGCGTCTCGATCCGGGCCGACGGCGTCAGCACCCTGATCGACTTCGACACGGACGACCGGCGGACCTATCGCGCGGAGACGCTCACACCCGGCGACGGCGTCTACGTCCTCGGGACGGCGACGCGAGACGGGGAGGAGACAATCGTCGGCAGGGGCGACACCCGCGGCAAGTACTTCCTCTCGGATATGAGCGAGGCGGAGCTGTCGGACACCTTCGCGAGCAACCAGTTGCTGCTCGGCGTGATCGCGCTCGGCTCTGCCGCCGCGATGGTCTGGTTCCTGCTGCCGTAGCTTCGAGCGCGCCTCGACAGCTATCCACAGTGACCACAAGAACAAGGCACTCCCCGGTCGACACCCCGGTATGGACGTCGCTATCGTCGCCGCGTCGATGACAGATTTCGGCGAGCACGACAGCTGGATACGGGATCTACTGGCCGAGGCTGGCCAGTCGTGCCTCGACGCCGCGCCACTCGATCGGGAGGCGGTCGAACACTGCTACGTCTCGAACATGGCCAGCGGCGAGTTCGAGGGGCAGACCGGCGTGATGAACGCGCTGGCACACGATCTCGGACTCATCGGGACCTACACCCAGCGCGTCGACCAGACGAGTGCTTCGGGCGGCGCGGGGGTCTACGCGGCCTGGCAGTCGATCGCCAGCGGCGCGAGCGACTGCACCCTCCTCGTCGGCGGCGAGAAGATGACCCACCGCTCGACCGGCGAGGCCACGGACGTCATCGCCTCGCTCACCCATCCTGTCGAGTACAAACACGGCGTGACGCTGCCGAGCTTTGCGGGACTGACCGCCCGCCGGTACATGGACCGCTTCGACGCACCGCGGGAGAGTCTCGCCGAAGTAGCGGTGAAGAACCACGCCCACGGCGCGATGAACCCCCACGCCCAGTTCCAGAGAGAGATCGACGTCCAGACGGTACTCGAGAGTCCGATCGTCGCCGACCCCCTGCGGCTGTACGACTTCTGCCCCATCACCGACGGCGCGGCGGGGTTGCTCTTCTGCCCAGTCGAGGTGGCCGCAGAACACACGGACGACTACGTCGTCGTCTCGGGAATCGCAGGGGCGACCGACACCCACGTCGTCCACGAGCGCGCCGAGCCGACGTGGATGGCAGGCGTCGCCGAAAGCGGTGACGAGGCACTGGCGATGGCCGACCGCGAAATCGACGCGGTCGACGTCGCGGAACTGCACGACATGTTCACCAT
The Halapricum salinum genome window above contains:
- a CDS encoding GIDE domain-containing protein, whose protein sequence is MTNLAIAGFFAVFAALTGYGFVSQRRRTRRMAETETTRSDQVLEGLVELKGTVRARETVRDPLSNDEAVLVDWELTKQELDADGDIQDRTIASGRREAVFDLEDEGGTIRVDPEGATLKMSGSNRHKETLRGHDDRLTSLREGTESDQGGTERAGVSIRADGVSTLIDFDTDDRRTYRAETLTPGDGVYVLGTATRDGEETIVGRGDTRGKYFLSDMSEAELSDTFASNQLLLGVIALGSAAAMVWFLLP
- a CDS encoding thiolase family protein, with the translated sequence MDVAIVAASMTDFGEHDSWIRDLLAEAGQSCLDAAPLDREAVEHCYVSNMASGEFEGQTGVMNALAHDLGLIGTYTQRVDQTSASGGAGVYAAWQSIASGASDCTLLVGGEKMTHRSTGEATDVIASLTHPVEYKHGVTLPSFAGLTARRYMDRFDAPRESLAEVAVKNHAHGAMNPHAQFQREIDVQTVLESPIVADPLRLYDFCPITDGAAGLLFCPVEVAAEHTDDYVVVSGIAGATDTHVVHERAEPTWMAGVAESGDEALAMADREIDAVDVAELHDMFTILEVLQLEALGIAERGEGWQLAREGVTTLDGDLPVNPSGGLKSKGHPLGASGVAQVVELYEQLLGGAGERQVDADVALACNVGGFGNCVTTTVLEGAR